The segment AAGACCACCCGCATTCAGAATCTCGTTCATGAACGGAGGTACAGGCTGGCAGGTCACTTCCACACCAGTGGTCAGGTTTCGCACCACACCGGCTTCGGGGTCGGCCTCGATCTGATCCCCATCGGAGAACTTCGCGAAGTCATCGCCCACTTCCAACAGAATCAGCCCCATGTTGAAGCCATTACGATAGAAGATACGGGCAAAACTGTGAGCCACGACCACGGGCATGCCTGCGCCTTTGATGGCGATGGGAGCATGCTCACGCGAGGAGCCACAGCCGAAGTTGGGACCGGCGACCATGATGTCGCCCGGCGAAACACGCTTGACCCAGCCTTCTTCCTGGCCTTCCATGCAATTGGCGCCAAGCTCGGCTTCGTCGGTGGTCACCAGGAACCGGGCCGGGATGATGGCATCGGTATCGATATTCGCGCCCACGACGTGGGCTTTTCCTTTATATTTCATGACCGGACTCTCCTAGATATCTTTCGGATGAGTGATGATTCCAGTAACGGCGGAAGCCGCAGCAACAGCTGGATTGGCCAAAAAGACCTCGGCCTGCAGGCTGCCCATACGCCCCTTGAAGTTGCGGTTGGTGGTGGCAATACAGCGCTCACCGCCCGCCAGTATCCCCATGTGACCGCCCAGGCAGGGACCGCAGGTCGGGGGTCCAATCACTGCTCCGGCATCCATGAAGATGGCAAACAACCCTTCGTCCATGCATTGGCGCCAGATCTTGGGCGTTGCGGGCAGCACGATGCAACGCACGCTAGAGGAAACCTTGCGGCCCTTCAGGATGGCTGCGGCTTCGCGCATGTCCTCGATACGACCGTTGGTGCAGGAGCCGATGACGGCCTGATGGATCTCCACATCCTTGACCTCGGACACCGGCTTGACGTTGTCGGGCAGATGCGGGCAGGCAATCTGCGGCTCCATACCGGTGACGTCGATGTCCACCACGCGCTCATAAATGGCGCCAGAATCGGCGGACAGAGTTTCGTCACCCTTGCGACCTGCAGCCTTGGTGTATTTCAGGGTCTTGGCATCAGAGGCAAACAGGCCGACCTTGCCACCGGCTTCGATGGCCATGTTGGCCATGGTCATGCGGCCCTCGATGGACAAGCCGTCCACCACGCCGCCGCCAAATTCCAGAGCCTTGTACAGGGCTCCGGCAACACCGATCTTGCCGATAAGGTTCAGGATGTAGTCCTTGGCACCGACATGTTTTTCCGGGGTTCCGGTTATTTCCACACGAATGGTCGGGGGGACCTTGAACCAGGTTTCCCCCAGGGCCATGGCCCCGGCGATATCCGTGGAGCCCATGCCTGTGGCAAACGCGCCAAGACCACCGTAGGTGCAGGTGTGGCTATCGGCTCCGACCACGATGTCCCCAGGACCCACAAGCCCCAGTTCAGGCAGCAGCGCGTGCTCGACGCCCACGTTTCCACCCTCGTAGTAATGGGTAATGCCCTTCTCCTTGGCAAACTCGCGCACCACCTTGACCTGCTCGGCGGAGTCGATGTCCTTGTTGGGCGTAAAGTGGTCACAAACCAGGGCTACCTTGTCCTTGTCAAAGACATCGGCAGCGCCCATGGCTCTGAATGACTTGATAGCCAAGGGGGCGGTGATGTCGTTGGCCAGCACCATGGACACACGGCAGCGGACGATCTGGCCCGCCTCGCCGACGGTGTCATCGCTGTGCTGCTGCAAGATTTTCTGAGCTACAGTACGGGGCATTCTGCTTCCTCCACGGATTTTGCGAGTCGATTCATTGCATTCAGGAAGGCCTTGGCACTAGCGAAGATGATATCCGGGTCAGAGCCACGGCCCACGGCCGTACGCTCACCCGCGCGGATCTTCACCGTCACTTCACCCTGGGCATCAGTGCCGCCGGTGATGGCGTTGACCAGATATTGTTCCAGGACAGGTTTTTGGCCGATAATTTCCGAAATGGTGTTGAACACGGCGTCAACCGGACCAACACCAAAGGTGGTCATCTTGTGTTCCTCACCGTCCACATCCATCACAACAGCCGCGGTAGGCGGAATGTCCATGTTGCCGGACTGGATGTGCAGGTGCTTCAAGCGATACTTGTCCGGGATGCGGAACACCTCTTCCAGGACAATGGCTTCAAGGTCTTCGTCATAAATATTTTTCTTGATATCCGCCAGCCTTTTAACTGCGTTCGCAACGAGTTCCACGTCCCCATCGGAGAGGCGATACCCCATCTCGGCCACTTTCTGCCCGATGGCATGACGACCGGAGTGCTTACCCAAAACCATATCATTACCAGCACGCCCCACGCTCTCGGGAGTCATGATCTCATAAGTTTGGCGATGCTTGAGTACGCCATCCTGATGGATACCAGACTCATGGGCAAAGGCATTGTCACCGGTAATGGCCTTGGTCGGCGGAATGGGACGGCCGATAATTCGCGCCAACAGCCGGTTGGCCGGGTACAACTGCTCCGTCGCGATATTCGTCTCAAAGGGATAATGCTGAGGCCGGGTGCGGATGTTCATGACGACCTCTTCCAGAGCGGCGTTCCCCGCACGCTCGCCAATGCCGGACAGGGTCACTTCGGCCTGGCGCGCACCCGCACGCAAAGCGGCCATGGTGCTGGCAACGGCCATACCCAGGTCATTGTGACAATGGACCGAGAAGATGGCCTTGTCCTGATTGGAAACATTCTTGATGAGATAGGCAATCAACTCCGCGTACTCATCGGGCTGGGCATACCCCACGGTATCCGGGATGTTGACGACCTTGGCACCGCAGTCGATGACCCGTTCACAGACCTTGACCAGGAAGTTCCAATCCGAACGGGAGGCATCCTCAGCGGAAAACTCGACGTTATCCGTATACTGGGCGGCATGGCGCACAGCAGCCTCGGCCATCTTCAAAACCTGGTCCGGTTCCTTGCCAAGCTTGTGCTTCATGTGCAGCGGACTGGTGGCGATGAACGTATGAATCCGAGGGTGCTTGGCATCCTTGACCGCATTCCAGGCCCGATCGATATCGGCAGGCATGGCACGACACAGGCCGGCAACCTGGGCGTTCTCCACGGCCTCGGCTATGGCCCGCACGGCCTCAAAATCTCCTTCACTGGCAGCCGGAAAGCCAGCCTCGATAATGTCAACACCAAGGGAATCAAGTTGGCGCGCCAAGCGGACTTTCTCGCGCAGGTTCATGGTGCAACCGGGGGACTGCTCGCCATCACGAAGGGTCGTATCAAAAATATACACGCGATCTGACATGGGACTTCTCCTTGTCTGAATAGAGCCAACCACACAATAGGCTTGTGCAGTGACAAATGGAAACGTTGTTCTGGGGGTGTTTCACCACATCGCAAAACGGTGTGGGAAAGACTGCCACGTGCCGGGGATGAACCCCATCCGCACGGGACGGGGGAGCTTTACGTAATCTTCTGGGAAGCGTTACGTAGCGCGCTGGGGCGGCGTAGCAATAGATAGTAGGTATAAATGGGACCGGAGAGCATGTAACCGAAGAGGATCAGGAATCCGAGAACCTTCGGCTGAGAGGCCACCATGACAAAAAGAAGAATCACGGTAACCATACTGGAGAACGGATGCGCCTTGACGAATCCATACTCCTTGAAAGAGGCATAGCGCACG is part of the Desulfovibrio ferrophilus genome and harbors:
- a CDS encoding 3-isopropylmalate dehydratase small subunit, with product MKYKGKAHVVGANIDTDAIIPARFLVTTDEAELGANCMEGQEEGWVKRVSPGDIMVAGPNFGCGSSREHAPIAIKGAGMPVVVAHSFARIFYRNGFNMGLILLEVGDDFAKFSDGDQIEADPEAGVVRNLTTGVEVTCQPVPPFMNEILNAGGLVGYVKNRLAQSA
- a CDS encoding 2-isopropylmalate synthase, translated to MSDRVYIFDTTLRDGEQSPGCTMNLREKVRLARQLDSLGVDIIEAGFPAASEGDFEAVRAIAEAVENAQVAGLCRAMPADIDRAWNAVKDAKHPRIHTFIATSPLHMKHKLGKEPDQVLKMAEAAVRHAAQYTDNVEFSAEDASRSDWNFLVKVCERVIDCGAKVVNIPDTVGYAQPDEYAELIAYLIKNVSNQDKAIFSVHCHNDLGMAVASTMAALRAGARQAEVTLSGIGERAGNAALEEVVMNIRTRPQHYPFETNIATEQLYPANRLLARIIGRPIPPTKAITGDNAFAHESGIHQDGVLKHRQTYEIMTPESVGRAGNDMVLGKHSGRHAIGQKVAEMGYRLSDGDVELVANAVKRLADIKKNIYDEDLEAIVLEEVFRIPDKYRLKHLHIQSGNMDIPPTAAVVMDVDGEEHKMTTFGVGPVDAVFNTISEIIGQKPVLEQYLVNAITGGTDAQGEVTVKIRAGERTAVGRGSDPDIIFASAKAFLNAMNRLAKSVEEAECPVL
- the leuC gene encoding 3-isopropylmalate dehydratase large subunit, with product MPRTVAQKILQQHSDDTVGEAGQIVRCRVSMVLANDITAPLAIKSFRAMGAADVFDKDKVALVCDHFTPNKDIDSAEQVKVVREFAKEKGITHYYEGGNVGVEHALLPELGLVGPGDIVVGADSHTCTYGGLGAFATGMGSTDIAGAMALGETWFKVPPTIRVEITGTPEKHVGAKDYILNLIGKIGVAGALYKALEFGGGVVDGLSIEGRMTMANMAIEAGGKVGLFASDAKTLKYTKAAGRKGDETLSADSGAIYERVVDIDVTGMEPQIACPHLPDNVKPVSEVKDVEIHQAVIGSCTNGRIEDMREAAAILKGRKVSSSVRCIVLPATPKIWRQCMDEGLFAIFMDAGAVIGPPTCGPCLGGHMGILAGGERCIATTNRNFKGRMGSLQAEVFLANPAVAAASAVTGIITHPKDI